A genomic window from Streptomyces broussonetiae includes:
- a CDS encoding TIGR03767 family metallophosphoesterase has translation MSRIRSVATSALGVNRRTVLAAAGAVSLSAGIGYALRPTDSEAATDAQAPVADSGQASAAGPLAPYTKGTTLASVAAPQNSSGYCRLGDGPGWKRVVRSELAAPKSGRASRRTTLAAFVQFTDLHLQDVQHPLRLEYLRSNAPHAWRPHEALTVPGAISLVERVNALKGAPVTGAPLHFVMTTGDNTDNNAHSELDWFMKVMSGGRITPNTGDPGHYEGVQNSGLKLYWQPDSTTRDNDKALGFPHLKGFLAAAIREVRSPGLNVPWYSTVGNHDALPMGCFGSHGDPYLAEAAVSGKKLISVSAADARKLQEAISSAKDPRGAGYRDFLKAHARSMHSVTPDEKRAPYTPADYLKAHLDPAHQGLGPVGHGYSSANLDAGTQYYTFRISDDVIGISLDTTDPGGDSVGSVGTAQLNWLDKTLKDNKGSYAVVFSHHTSTTMGNTRPDPARPGEKRHNGAEVLSVLSAHANVLAWVNGHIHENVVTPHQGPAGRSFWEISTASHIDYPHLARIIELVDNKDGTLSLFTTLIESAAPHRTDFADLSQTGLAALYRELAYNAPGASKTLQGGAGDRNTELVLKKG, from the coding sequence ATGTCGCGCATACGCTCTGTCGCCACCTCCGCTCTGGGGGTCAACCGCCGTACCGTCCTCGCCGCCGCCGGAGCGGTCTCGCTCTCCGCGGGCATCGGCTACGCCCTGCGTCCCACCGACAGCGAGGCCGCCACCGACGCCCAGGCGCCCGTCGCCGATTCCGGGCAGGCCTCCGCTGCCGGCCCGCTCGCCCCGTACACCAAGGGCACCACCCTCGCCTCCGTCGCCGCCCCGCAGAACAGCTCCGGCTACTGCCGCCTCGGCGACGGCCCGGGCTGGAAGCGCGTGGTGCGCAGCGAGCTGGCCGCGCCCAAGTCCGGCCGCGCGAGCCGCCGTACGACACTCGCCGCGTTCGTGCAGTTCACCGACCTGCACCTGCAGGACGTCCAGCACCCGCTGCGGCTGGAGTACCTGCGCTCCAACGCCCCGCACGCCTGGCGTCCGCACGAGGCGCTCACCGTGCCCGGCGCCATCTCCCTCGTCGAGCGGGTCAACGCGCTCAAGGGCGCTCCCGTCACCGGCGCCCCGCTGCACTTCGTCATGACCACCGGCGACAACACCGACAACAACGCCCACTCCGAACTGGATTGGTTCATGAAGGTGATGAGCGGTGGCCGCATCACTCCCAACACCGGTGACCCCGGGCACTACGAGGGCGTGCAGAACAGCGGCCTGAAGCTGTACTGGCAGCCCGACTCCACCACCCGGGACAACGACAAGGCGCTCGGCTTCCCGCACCTCAAGGGCTTCCTGGCCGCCGCGATCCGCGAGGTGCGCAGCCCGGGCCTCAACGTGCCCTGGTACTCCACCGTCGGCAACCACGACGCCCTCCCGATGGGCTGCTTCGGCTCCCACGGCGACCCCTACCTCGCCGAGGCCGCCGTCAGCGGCAAGAAGCTGATCAGCGTCTCCGCCGCCGACGCCAGGAAGCTCCAGGAGGCCATCAGCTCGGCCAAGGACCCGAGGGGCGCCGGCTACCGGGACTTCCTCAAGGCCCACGCCCGTTCGATGCACTCGGTCACCCCGGACGAGAAGCGGGCCCCGTACACGCCCGCGGACTACCTCAAGGCCCACCTCGACCCCGCCCACCAGGGCCTCGGCCCGGTCGGGCACGGCTACTCCTCGGCGAACCTGGACGCGGGCACCCAGTACTACACCTTCCGCATCTCCGACGACGTCATCGGCATCAGCCTCGACACCACCGACCCCGGCGGCGACTCCGTGGGCTCCGTCGGCACCGCTCAGCTGAACTGGCTGGACAAGACACTCAAGGACAACAAGGGCTCCTACGCGGTCGTCTTCAGCCACCACACCAGCACCACGATGGGCAACACCCGCCCCGACCCGGCCCGCCCCGGCGAGAAGCGGCACAACGGCGCCGAGGTGCTCTCGGTCCTGTCCGCCCACGCCAACGTGCTGGCCTGGGTGAACGGCCACATCCACGAGAACGTCGTCACCCCGCACCAGGGCCCCGCCGGCCGCTCCTTCTGGGAGATCTCCACGGCCTCGCACATCGACTACCCCCACCTCGCCCGGATCATCGAGCTGGTCGACAACAAGGACGGCACGCTCTCCCTGTTCACCACGCTGATCGA
- a CDS encoding NUDIX hydrolase, translating to MREHLRVAAYAVCVREEQILLARSPGPGGVPEWVLPGGGMEHGEDPYDTVRREVTEETGYRIRVTGLLGVDSLRLVNHPRVGRHTDLQALRIVYEGEVVDGELRYEVGGSTDFAAWQPLDVVPALVRVPLVDTALRLWRERPVDGRPTPA from the coding sequence ATGCGAGAGCACTTGAGGGTAGCGGCCTACGCCGTCTGCGTCCGCGAGGAACAGATCCTGCTGGCCCGCTCCCCGGGCCCCGGCGGCGTTCCCGAGTGGGTGCTGCCGGGCGGCGGCATGGAGCACGGCGAGGATCCCTACGACACCGTCCGCCGCGAGGTCACCGAGGAGACCGGCTACCGGATCCGGGTGACCGGTCTCCTCGGCGTCGACTCCCTCCGGCTGGTCAACCACCCGCGCGTCGGCCGGCACACGGACCTGCAGGCGCTGCGGATCGTCTACGAGGGGGAGGTCGTCGACGGCGAACTGCGCTACGAGGTCGGCGGATCCACCGACTTCGCCGCCTGGCAGCCGCTGGACGTGGTGCCCGCCCTGGTCCGGGTGCCGCTCGTCGACACGGCGCTGCGGCTGTGGCGCGAGCGGCCCGTGGACGGCCGTCCGACACCCGCCTGA
- a CDS encoding pyridoxamine 5'-phosphate oxidase family protein yields MGSYHAGSLAVQELVGVRERAEHVGRSLGQDIKPVAAAFLELQPLLVVGAADPGTRRVWASALTGTPGFVRATGPRQMSVTTDAGPADPLTAALKTPGTHLGTIALDPRTRRRMRLNGRLRPTARGFAVQADQVFSNCPRYIQRRQSYATSADRTPGSPRRLTGLGPVEQEFIRSADTFFLATVHGAGADASHRGGNPGFVKVTSPRELTWPDYPGNAMFRTLGNLRTDPRAGLLLLDWESGDTLQLTGEAHTEFAADGVRSVRFTLLEARSTPAAVPLRWSAPEYSPANPGS; encoded by the coding sequence ATGGGTAGCTATCACGCGGGCTCGCTCGCCGTGCAGGAGCTGGTGGGCGTACGCGAGCGCGCCGAGCACGTGGGCCGCTCCCTGGGCCAGGACATCAAGCCGGTCGCGGCGGCCTTCCTCGAGCTGCAGCCCCTGCTGGTCGTGGGCGCGGCGGACCCGGGGACGAGGAGGGTGTGGGCTTCGGCCCTCACGGGCACGCCCGGCTTCGTCCGGGCCACGGGCCCCCGGCAGATGTCGGTCACCACGGACGCCGGGCCGGCCGATCCGCTCACCGCGGCCCTGAAAACCCCCGGCACCCACCTGGGCACCATCGCCCTGGACCCCCGCACCCGCCGTCGTATGCGCCTCAACGGCCGGCTGCGGCCCACGGCACGAGGCTTCGCCGTACAGGCGGACCAGGTGTTCTCCAACTGCCCCAGGTACATCCAGCGCAGGCAGTCGTACGCGACGTCCGCCGACCGGACGCCCGGCAGCCCCCGTCGGCTCACCGGACTCGGCCCGGTGGAACAGGAGTTCATCCGGTCCGCCGACACCTTCTTCCTCGCCACCGTGCACGGCGCGGGCGCCGACGCGAGCCACCGCGGCGGCAACCCCGGTTTTGTGAAGGTCACGTCACCGCGCGAGCTGACCTGGCCCGACTACCCCGGCAACGCCATGTTCCGCACGCTCGGCAACCTGCGCACCGACCCGCGCGCCGGGCTGCTCCTGCTCGACTGGGAGAGCGGCGACACCCTTCAGCTCACCGGCGAGGCGCACACCGAGTTCGCCGCCGACGGCGTCCGCAGCGTCCGCTTCACCCTCCTCGAGGCCCGCTCGACCCCGGCTGCAGTGCCCCTGCGCTGGTCCGCTCCGGAGTACTCACCGGCCAATCCCGGCAGCTAA
- a CDS encoding VOC family protein: protein MPPRIAHTGLNVTDLDRSLAFYRDVLGFAVLVEGKEGDQRWAMLGESDGAPLVTLWQQAEGAYDSGRPGLHHLAFAVDSVERVREYEAVLRDHGAQFAHEGVVAHREGGTSGGIFFHDPDGIRLEISAPLGPDGAPAPHDSAPTCGFF from the coding sequence ATGCCCCCACGTATCGCGCACACCGGCCTGAACGTCACCGACCTCGACCGCTCACTCGCCTTCTACCGGGACGTCCTCGGCTTCGCCGTGCTCGTCGAGGGCAAGGAGGGCGACCAGCGCTGGGCCATGCTGGGCGAGAGCGACGGCGCCCCGCTCGTCACCCTCTGGCAGCAGGCCGAGGGGGCGTACGACAGCGGCAGGCCCGGACTGCACCACCTCGCCTTCGCCGTGGACTCGGTCGAACGGGTCCGGGAGTACGAGGCCGTGCTGCGCGACCACGGCGCGCAGTTCGCCCACGAGGGCGTGGTGGCACACCGGGAGGGCGGCACCTCGGGCGGGATCTTCTTCCACGACCCGGACGGCATCCGCCTGGAGATCTCGGCCCCGCTCGGCCCCGACGGCGCCCCCGCCCCGCACGACTCCGCCCCGACCTGCGGCTTCTTCTAG
- a CDS encoding CGNR zinc finger domain-containing protein: MSAARDPRPLTGEPLALDLLNTRWNQEGVTRDLLDDTEGLAVWLESNGLTGRHRADEAALRHLREAREALAAAVHGSPRQAAPLVDAVLAHGRIRARLTADGPAEEPEFADPDRGPAWLAARSYLQLLERAPERIRSCAGGGCILHFFDTSRNGTRRWCSMASCGNRAKASRHYARSKKS, translated from the coding sequence ATGTCCGCCGCCCGCGATCCCCGCCCGCTCACCGGCGAGCCCCTCGCCCTCGACCTGCTGAACACCCGCTGGAACCAGGAGGGCGTGACGCGGGACCTGCTCGACGACACCGAGGGGCTGGCGGTGTGGCTGGAGAGCAACGGGCTCACCGGACGGCACCGGGCCGACGAGGCCGCACTGCGCCATCTGCGCGAGGCCCGGGAGGCGCTCGCCGCCGCCGTGCACGGGTCACCGCGGCAGGCGGCGCCCCTCGTGGACGCCGTGCTCGCCCACGGCCGCATCCGGGCCCGGCTGACCGCGGACGGACCCGCCGAGGAGCCCGAGTTCGCCGACCCGGACCGGGGTCCGGCCTGGCTCGCCGCCCGGAGCTACCTTCAGCTGCTGGAGCGCGCGCCGGAGCGGATCCGCAGCTGCGCCGGCGGCGGCTGCATCCTGCACTTCTTCGACACGTCCCGCAACGGCACCCGCCGCTGGTGCTCGATGGCCTCGTGCGGCAACCGGGCGAAGGCGTCCCGGCATTACGCACGCTCGAAGAAGAGCTGA
- a CDS encoding S8 family peptidase: MTHISERTSLPDPRPGPRRPARVAVAAGVVAALCVAGPVPLALAADNTPAPATHPAVKSAQDELGSDDARLLAEAEADGAKNVTMMIATAPGQTEQVTEELDAVKGGSVGRTYDRLGYVRTTVPTARAQSAIAAAARLSSVHAIDLRREIPLDDPMPGAAKSPADKATYPAPGRNTPAENPYNPSFETGAVDFVKDHPKADDRGITIGILDSGVDLGHPALQRTTTGERKIVDWVTSTDPVVDGDATWRPMVTAVSGPGFSYGGATWTAPSGSYEISTTSRTTPAAPSASSATTSCGSR; encoded by the coding sequence ATGACCCATATATCCGAGCGCACTTCTCTGCCCGACCCCAGACCCGGTCCCAGACGTCCGGCCCGTGTGGCCGTGGCCGCCGGTGTGGTGGCCGCCCTCTGCGTGGCCGGGCCGGTACCCCTGGCCCTCGCCGCGGACAACACGCCCGCTCCGGCCACCCACCCCGCCGTCAAGTCCGCCCAGGACGAGCTCGGTTCGGACGACGCCCGCCTGCTCGCCGAGGCCGAGGCCGACGGCGCCAAGAACGTCACGATGATGATCGCGACGGCTCCGGGACAGACCGAGCAGGTCACCGAGGAGCTGGACGCGGTCAAGGGCGGCTCGGTGGGCCGCACCTACGACAGGCTCGGTTACGTTCGCACCACCGTGCCGACGGCGCGGGCGCAGTCGGCCATCGCCGCCGCGGCCAGGCTCTCCTCGGTGCACGCCATCGACCTCAGGCGGGAGATCCCGCTGGACGACCCGATGCCGGGCGCCGCCAAGTCCCCTGCGGACAAGGCGACGTACCCCGCTCCGGGCAGGAACACCCCGGCCGAGAACCCGTACAACCCGTCCTTCGAGACGGGTGCCGTCGACTTCGTCAAGGACCACCCGAAGGCGGACGACCGCGGCATCACCATCGGCATCCTCGACTCCGGCGTCGACCTCGGCCACCCGGCGCTGCAGAGGACCACCACCGGCGAGCGGAAGATCGTCGACTGGGTGACCTCGACCGACCCCGTCGTGGACGGCGACGCGACCTGGCGTCCGATGGTCACCGCCGTCTCCGGGCCGGGCTTCTCCTACGGCGGCGCGACCTGGACGGCGCCTTCCGGCTCGTACGAGATCAGCACCACTTCGAGAACAACGCCGGCGGCACCTTCCGCGTCCTCGGCGACGACGTCGTGCGGCTCCCGCTGA
- a CDS encoding RNA polymerase sigma factor, which yields MLRGGARRDQVSHAAGTDDRTGDDPLDADQERRVRAVLALGGVPQSDLPDGVQQVRLRLLERTASGQEAPRDVSAWVAVVASHLAMDWHRAERRRERLGERLAALHEPAHPSGEETSLLSLAVAQGLDELPAVQRQVLVLRFFADLPVRGIAEELGIPEGTVKSRLHTAVRALRDRLHENEVV from the coding sequence GTGCTGCGCGGAGGGGCGCGCCGCGACCAGGTGTCGCATGCGGCCGGTACGGACGACCGTACCGGCGACGACCCGCTGGACGCGGACCAGGAACGCCGGGTACGGGCAGTGCTCGCGCTCGGTGGTGTGCCGCAGTCGGACCTGCCGGACGGGGTGCAGCAGGTCCGGCTGCGGCTGCTGGAGCGGACCGCGAGCGGGCAGGAGGCACCGCGGGACGTGTCGGCGTGGGTGGCGGTCGTCGCCTCCCACCTCGCCATGGACTGGCACCGGGCCGAACGGCGCCGGGAACGACTGGGGGAACGGCTGGCCGCGCTGCACGAGCCGGCCCACCCCTCCGGCGAGGAGACCAGCCTGCTCTCCCTCGCCGTGGCCCAGGGCCTGGACGAACTGCCCGCGGTCCAGCGGCAGGTGCTCGTGCTGCGCTTCTTCGCCGATCTGCCGGTACGGGGCATCGCCGAGGAACTGGGCATCCCCGAGGGCACGGTCAAGAGCAGGCTGCACACGGCGGTCCGCGCACTGCGCGACCGGCTGCACGAGAACGAGGTGGTGTGA
- a CDS encoding aspartate-semialdehyde dehydrogenase, translating into MRVGIVGATGQVGTVMRRILVERNFPVTQLRLFASARSAGTVLDGVTVEDASSADYTGLDIVLFSAGGATSRALAEKVASQGAVVIDNSSAWRKDPEVPLVVSEVNPHAIADRPKGIIANPNCTTMAAMPVLKPLHEEAGLQALVVATYQAVSGSGLAGVAELHGQAQKVVAEADRLTHDGAAVDFPEPQVYKRPIAFNVLPLAGSIVDDGLNETDEEQKLRNESRKILEIPGLKVSGTCVRVPVFSGHSLQVNARFARPLSPQRATELLAKAPGVALSDIPTPLQAAGQDPSYVGRIRGDETVDNGLALFISNDNLRKGAALNAVQIAELVAAELSAK; encoded by the coding sequence GTGAGGGTCGGAATCGTCGGAGCCACCGGTCAGGTCGGCACGGTCATGCGCAGGATCCTCGTGGAGCGGAACTTCCCGGTGACACAGCTGCGGCTGTTCGCCTCGGCACGCTCGGCGGGCACAGTGCTGGACGGCGTGACGGTGGAGGACGCGTCGAGCGCCGACTACACCGGCCTCGACATCGTGCTCTTCTCCGCGGGCGGTGCGACCTCCAGGGCGCTGGCCGAGAAGGTCGCCTCCCAGGGCGCCGTCGTGATCGACAACTCCTCGGCCTGGCGCAAGGACCCCGAGGTCCCGCTGGTCGTCTCCGAGGTGAACCCGCACGCGATCGCGGACCGGCCCAAGGGCATCATCGCCAACCCGAACTGCACCACGATGGCCGCGATGCCGGTCCTGAAGCCGCTGCACGAGGAGGCCGGTCTCCAGGCGCTGGTCGTCGCCACCTACCAGGCGGTGTCCGGCTCGGGTCTCGCGGGCGTGGCCGAGCTGCACGGCCAGGCGCAGAAGGTCGTCGCCGAGGCCGACAGGCTGACCCACGACGGCGCGGCGGTCGACTTCCCCGAGCCGCAGGTCTACAAGCGGCCGATCGCCTTCAACGTGCTCCCGCTGGCGGGCTCGATCGTCGACGACGGTCTGAACGAGACCGACGAGGAGCAGAAGCTGCGCAACGAGTCCCGCAAGATCCTGGAGATCCCGGGCCTCAAGGTGTCCGGCACCTGTGTGCGCGTCCCGGTCTTCTCCGGCCACTCCCTCCAGGTCAACGCCCGCTTCGCCCGCCCGCTCTCCCCCCAGCGCGCGACCGAGCTGCTGGCGAAGGCGCCGGGCGTCGCCCTCTCGGACATCCCGACCCCGCTGCAGGCGGCCGGTCAGGACCCCTCGTACGTCGGCCGCATCCGAGGTGACGAGACGGTGGACAACGGCCTCGCGCTGTTCATCTCCAACGACAACCTCCGCAAGGGTGCCGCGCTGAACGCGGTCCAGATCGCGGAGCTGGTGGCGGCGGAGCTGTCCGCGAAGTAG
- the pepN gene encoding aminopeptidase N has product MPGTNLTREEAQQRAELLTVDSYEIDLDLSGAQDGGTARSSEAGSGGGTYRSVTTVRFDVARGGESFIDLVAPTVHEVTLNGDALDPAEVFADSRIALPGLLEGRNVLRVVADCAYTNTGEGLHRFVDPVDEQAYLYTQFEVPDARRVFASFEQPDLKATFRFTVKAPEGWTVISNSPTPEPKDNVWAFEPTPRISTYITAIIAGPYHSVHSVYEKDGQSVPLGIYCRPSLAEFLDSDAIFEVTRQGFDWFQEKFDYKYPFAKYDQLFVPEFNAGAMENAGAVTIRDQYVFRSKVTDAAYEMRAETILHELAHMWFGDLVTMEWWNDLWLNESFATYTSIACQAAAPGSRWPHSWTTFANSMKTWAYRQDQLPSTHPIMADIRDLDDVLVNFDGITYAKGASVLKQLVAYVGEDEFFQGVQAYFKRHAFGNTRLSDLLGALEETSGRDLKTWSKKWLETAGINILRPEVATDADGVLTSFAVRQEAPALPAGAQGEPVLRPHRIAIGCYDRDPASGKLVRTERVELDVDGELTAVPQLTGKRRPAVILLNDDDLSYAKVRLDEQSLAFVTEHLGDFTESLPRALCWASAWDMTRDGELAARDYLSLVLSGIGKESDIGVVQSLHRQVKLAVDLYADPTARESLLTRWTDATLAHLRAAEAASDHQLAWARAFAATARTPEQLDLLEGLLEGTHTVEGLAVDTELRWAFVERLAAVGRFDEAEIAAEYERDRTAAGERHAATARAARPTPEAKAEAWASVVDSDKLPNAVQEAVIGGFVQTDQRELLAPFTDTYFEILKGVWDSRSHEIAQQIAIGLYPTVQVSEETLAKTDTWLAAAEPNAALRRLVSESRAGVERALRAQAADAAAGK; this is encoded by the coding sequence GTGCCTGGCACAAACCTGACTCGCGAAGAGGCGCAGCAGCGGGCCGAGCTGCTCACCGTTGACTCGTACGAGATCGATCTCGACCTCTCCGGAGCGCAGGATGGGGGTACCGCCCGCTCGAGCGAAGCCGGGAGCGGGGGAGGCACCTACCGGTCCGTGACCACGGTGCGCTTCGACGTCGCGCGCGGCGGTGAGTCCTTCATCGACCTGGTGGCGCCCACCGTGCACGAAGTGACTCTGAACGGCGACGCGCTCGACCCCGCCGAGGTGTTCGCGGACTCGCGGATCGCCCTGCCGGGGCTGCTGGAGGGCCGCAACGTCCTGCGGGTCGTCGCGGACTGCGCCTACACCAACACCGGCGAGGGGCTGCACCGCTTTGTCGACCCCGTCGACGAGCAGGCCTACCTCTACACCCAGTTCGAGGTCCCGGACGCCCGCCGGGTGTTCGCCTCCTTCGAGCAGCCGGACCTGAAGGCCACCTTCCGGTTCACCGTGAAGGCGCCCGAGGGCTGGACGGTGATCTCGAACTCACCGACCCCCGAGCCCAAGGACAACGTCTGGGCCTTCGAGCCGACCCCGCGCATCTCGACGTACATCACCGCGATCATCGCGGGCCCGTACCACTCCGTGCACAGCGTGTACGAGAAGGACGGGCAGAGCGTGCCGCTGGGCATCTACTGCCGTCCGTCGCTCGCCGAGTTCCTGGACTCGGACGCGATCTTCGAGGTGACCCGGCAGGGCTTCGACTGGTTCCAGGAGAAGTTCGACTACAAGTACCCCTTCGCGAAGTACGACCAGCTCTTCGTGCCGGAGTTCAACGCGGGCGCGATGGAGAACGCGGGCGCCGTCACCATCCGCGACCAGTACGTCTTCCGGTCCAAGGTGACCGACGCGGCGTACGAGATGCGGGCCGAGACCATCCTGCACGAGCTGGCCCACATGTGGTTCGGCGACCTCGTCACGATGGAGTGGTGGAACGACCTGTGGCTGAACGAGTCGTTCGCCACCTACACCTCCATCGCCTGCCAGGCCGCCGCCCCCGGCTCGCGCTGGCCGCACTCGTGGACCACGTTCGCCAACTCCATGAAGACCTGGGCGTACCGGCAGGACCAGCTGCCGTCCACGCACCCGATCATGGCGGACATCCGCGACCTGGACGACGTGCTCGTCAACTTCGACGGCATCACGTACGCCAAGGGCGCCTCGGTCCTCAAGCAGCTCGTCGCGTACGTCGGCGAGGACGAGTTCTTCCAGGGCGTGCAGGCCTACTTCAAGCGGCACGCGTTCGGCAACACCCGCCTGTCCGACCTGCTCGGCGCCCTGGAGGAGACCTCCGGCCGCGACCTGAAGACCTGGTCGAAGAAGTGGCTGGAGACGGCCGGCATCAACATCCTGCGGCCCGAGGTGGCCACGGACGCCGACGGGGTCCTCACCTCCTTCGCCGTCCGCCAGGAGGCCCCGGCGCTGCCCGCGGGCGCCCAGGGCGAGCCGGTGCTGCGCCCGCACCGCATCGCGATCGGCTGCTACGACCGCGACCCCGCGAGCGGCAAGCTGGTGCGCACCGAGCGCGTCGAGCTGGACGTCGACGGCGAGCTGACGGCCGTGCCGCAGCTGACCGGCAAGCGCCGTCCCGCGGTGATCCTGCTCAACGACGACGACCTGTCGTACGCGAAGGTCCGCCTGGACGAGCAGTCGCTGGCCTTCGTCACCGAGCACCTCGGCGACTTCACCGAGTCCCTGCCGCGCGCGCTGTGCTGGGCCTCGGCCTGGGACATGACGCGCGACGGCGAACTGGCCGCCCGCGACTACCTGTCCCTCGTCCTGTCGGGCATCGGCAAGGAGTCCGACATCGGCGTGGTGCAGTCGCTGCACCGCCAGGTCAAGCTCGCCGTCGACCTGTACGCCGACCCGACCGCCCGCGAGTCCCTGCTCACCCGCTGGACCGACGCGACGCTGGCCCACCTGCGGGCGGCCGAGGCGGCGAGCGACCACCAGCTGGCCTGGGCCCGTGCCTTCGCGGCGACCGCCCGCACCCCCGAGCAGCTGGACCTGCTGGAGGGCCTGCTGGAGGGCACCCACACCGTCGAGGGTCTGGCCGTGGACACCGAGCTGCGCTGGGCGTTCGTGGAGCGGCTGGCGGCGGTCGGCCGGTTCGACGAGGCGGAGATCGCGGCCGAGTACGAGCGGGACCGGACCGCGGCCGGTGAGCGGCACGCGGCCACCGCCCGCGCGGCCCGGCCGACGCCGGAGGCCAAGGCGGAGGCCTGGGCCTCGGTGGTCGACTCCGACAAGCTGCCCAACGCCGTGCAGGAGGCCGTCATCGGCGGCTTCGTCCAGACCGACCAGCGCGAGCTGCTGGCGCCCTTCACGGACACGTACTTCGAGATCCTCAAGGGCGTGTGGGACTCCCGCTCGCACGAGATCGCCCAGCAGATCGCGATCGGCCTGTACCCGACGGTCCAGGTCTCCGAGGAGACCCTGGCCAAGACCGACACCTGGCTGGCCGCGGCCGAGCCGAACGCGGCCCTGCGCCGCCTCGTCTCGGAGTCCCGTGCGGGTGTCGAGCGGGCCCTGAGGGCCCAGGCCGCAGACGCGGCGGCCGGCAAGTAG
- a CDS encoding DUF1203 domain-containing protein: protein MTTAHTARPVPPRVLEELRTADDAGRPLAPFTDEEGGAPLRCCLRRAAPGEPIALVSYAPLRRWAAETGADPGAYDEQGPVFVHAEDCPGPSGTDLPFTDSPRVLRRYSADGRILGGRLVSPSEGFASAFSAAFADPEVALVHVRAVEYGCFLYEVRRDR, encoded by the coding sequence ATGACGACCGCACACACCGCACGGCCCGTCCCGCCCCGGGTGCTCGAGGAACTGCGCACCGCCGACGACGCCGGCCGCCCCCTGGCCCCCTTCACCGACGAGGAGGGCGGCGCCCCGCTGCGCTGCTGTCTGCGGCGCGCTGCGCCGGGCGAGCCGATCGCCCTGGTGTCGTACGCGCCGCTGCGCCGCTGGGCGGCCGAGACGGGCGCCGATCCCGGGGCGTACGACGAGCAGGGCCCGGTCTTCGTCCACGCCGAGGACTGCCCCGGCCCGTCCGGCACCGACCTGCCCTTCACCGACTCCCCGCGCGTCCTGCGGCGCTACTCCGCCGACGGCCGCATCCTGGGCGGCCGCCTGGTGAGCCCCTCGGAGGGCTTCGCATCGGCCTTCTCGGCGGCCTTCGCCGACCCCGAGGTGGCGTTGGTACACGTCCGGGCGGTGGAGTACGGGTGCTTTCTGTACGAGGTGCGGCGGGACCGGTAG
- a CDS encoding LysR family transcriptional regulator, whose amino-acid sequence MADWDIRKLQILRTLRERGTVTATAEALHMTPSAVSQQLTNLSRQLGVPLLEARGRRVRLTDAARLVLTHTEPVFEQLERAQAALAAYTGGEAGEVRVGAFPTSVPTLVVPAVRALRGTHPGVLVRVREAEAAEAYDLLTAGEVDLALSLAAEAPSAADPRLTQVPLLADPLDVALPPDHPLAPAPDLTLTDLAAEPWIFGGSGPWSDITRRACEAAGFSPHQGHSASGWTAILAMVEAGMGVALVPRMAATRRDGVVMRDLGPDGPVRHVTAAVRRGGESGRAVTHVLQALRGAAAAGAHPGVNPY is encoded by the coding sequence ATGGCCGACTGGGACATCAGGAAGCTGCAGATCCTGCGGACCCTGCGCGAGCGCGGGACGGTCACCGCGACGGCCGAGGCCCTGCACATGACCCCGTCCGCGGTCTCCCAGCAGCTCACCAACCTCTCCCGGCAGCTCGGCGTACCCCTGCTGGAGGCCCGGGGCCGCCGGGTGCGCCTCACCGACGCGGCCCGCCTGGTGCTGACCCACACCGAGCCGGTCTTCGAGCAACTGGAGCGCGCGCAGGCCGCGTTGGCGGCGTACACCGGGGGAGAGGCGGGAGAGGTCCGGGTGGGCGCCTTCCCGACCTCGGTCCCCACCCTGGTCGTACCGGCCGTACGGGCCCTGCGGGGCACCCACCCCGGGGTGCTGGTCCGCGTACGGGAGGCGGAGGCGGCCGAGGCCTACGATCTGCTGACCGCCGGCGAGGTCGACCTGGCCCTGTCCCTGGCGGCCGAGGCCCCGAGCGCGGCCGACCCCCGCCTGACCCAGGTCCCCCTCCTGGCCGACCCCTTGGACGTCGCCCTGCCCCCGGACCACCCGCTGGCGCCGGCCCCCGACCTGACGCTGACGGACCTGGCCGCCGAACCCTGGATCTTCGGCGGCAGCGGCCCCTGGTCGGACATCACCCGCCGCGCCTGCGAGGCGGCCGGCTTCAGCCCCCACCAGGGCCACTCGGCCTCCGGCTGGACCGCGATCCTCGCCATGGTGGAGGCGGGCATGGGCGTGGCCCTGGTCCCGAGAATGGCCGCGACCCGCCGCGACGGCGTCGTGATGCGCGACCTCGGCCCGGACGGCCCGGTCCGCCATGTGACGGCGGCGGTGCGCAGGGGCGGGGAGTCGGGGCGCGCGGTGACGCACGTACTGCAAGCCCTGCGGGGTGCCGCCGCGGCCGGCGCTCACCCGGGCGTGAACCCGTACTGA